The following are encoded in a window of Corynebacterium argentoratense DSM 44202 genomic DNA:
- the ileS gene encoding isoleucine--tRNA ligase, with protein MFLKELTVAIYPRVDMTGGSAKFPDMEQNVLEFWRTDGTFQASIDQREGCEEYTFFDGPPFANGLPHYGHLLTGYVKDIIPRYQTMRGKKVGRVFGWDCHGLPAELEAEKQLGIKDKGEVEAMGLAKFNEYCATSVLRYTEEWKDYVTRQARWVDFDNGYKTMDLDFMESVMWAFKQLYDKGLVYQGFRVLPYSWAEHTPLSNQETRLDDSYKMRQDPTLTVTLPLTGAVAGTRGEDTWAAHPELHYAAALAWTTTPWTLPSNLALAVNPTVSYVLVKVGKDGAEAFVGRTFLIAEPLVGAYVKEFGKEHEVVTTFSGADLAGLTYTPVFDYFADHPNAFQILEADYVTTEDGTGIVHQAPAFGEDDMNTCAAYGIEVVIPVDMDGKFTNQVPDYEGQLVFDANKSIIADLKAAGRVLRHQTIEHSYPHSWRSGEPLIYMALPSWFVAVTKIRDRMVELNQEIEWMPAHIRDGQFGKWLEGARDWNISRNRYWGSPIPVWVSDDDNYPRVDVYGSLDELERDFGVRPTSLHRPYIDELTRPNPDDPTGKSTMRRVPEVLDCWFESGSMFYAQKHYPFENKEWCEAHWPADFIVEYSGQTRGWFYTMHVLATALLDKPSYKKVVAHGIVLGDDGLKMSKSKGNYPNVNEVFDRDGSDAMRWFLMSSPILRGGNLIVTEQGIREGVRQALLPMWNAYSFLTLYSEKEAQFDTSSTNVLDRYILAKLHNLVANVQDALDGTDIARACDEVRWFCDALTNWYVRRSRARFWAGDSEHLEAFNTLYTVLETLCRVAAPLLPMVTEVIWRGLTGERSVHLTDYPNAADYPADDELVRTMDDIRGVCSAASSVRKAHKLRNRLPLPKLTVALEQSGRLEPFADIIRDEVNVKEVSLTDDVDSVGRFEVVVNARVAGPRLGGDVQRAIKAVKAGNYTREGDVVVADGIELQAGEYTERLVATDPESTAQIEGVGGLVVLDMNLTEELEAEGWAADIVRGLQDARKASGFDVSDRIEVTLHVPADKLEWAQRHQEFIAGEVLATSFDIFAADSGAAGEHQIIDGVTATCVKKA; from the coding sequence TTGCTAACGGTTTGCCCCACTATGGCCACCTTTTGACTGGCTACGTCAAAGACATCATCCCCCGTTACCAAACCATGCGTGGCAAGAAAGTCGGCCGTGTCTTCGGCTGGGACTGCCACGGCTTGCCTGCTGAGCTCGAGGCCGAAAAGCAGCTCGGGATCAAGGACAAGGGTGAAGTCGAGGCCATGGGCCTGGCCAAGTTCAACGAATACTGTGCCACCTCCGTCTTGCGTTACACCGAGGAATGGAAAGACTACGTCACCCGCCAGGCTCGCTGGGTGGATTTCGACAACGGCTACAAGACCATGGATCTAGACTTCATGGAATCCGTGATGTGGGCGTTCAAACAGCTCTACGACAAGGGGCTCGTTTACCAGGGGTTCCGCGTCCTTCCTTACTCTTGGGCTGAGCACACTCCGCTGTCGAATCAGGAGACCCGCCTGGATGACTCCTACAAGATGCGCCAGGACCCCACGCTGACTGTCACCCTGCCGTTGACTGGGGCAGTGGCAGGCACCAGGGGCGAAGACACCTGGGCTGCACACCCAGAGCTTCATTACGCTGCGGCGCTCGCCTGGACGACCACCCCGTGGACGCTTCCCTCCAACCTCGCACTGGCAGTTAACCCCACCGTCAGCTACGTGCTCGTGAAGGTCGGAAAGGACGGGGCAGAGGCCTTCGTCGGCCGCACTTTCCTCATCGCAGAGCCCTTGGTTGGCGCCTACGTCAAGGAATTCGGTAAAGAGCACGAAGTCGTCACCACCTTCAGCGGTGCAGACCTCGCAGGTCTTACCTACACCCCGGTGTTTGACTACTTCGCGGACCACCCCAACGCTTTCCAGATCCTGGAAGCCGACTACGTCACCACCGAAGACGGCACAGGTATCGTCCACCAGGCACCCGCCTTCGGTGAAGACGATATGAACACCTGCGCAGCCTACGGTATCGAGGTCGTCATCCCCGTGGATATGGATGGCAAATTCACCAACCAGGTTCCGGACTACGAAGGCCAGCTCGTCTTCGACGCCAACAAATCAATCATCGCCGATCTGAAGGCAGCAGGCCGCGTGCTGCGCCACCAGACCATTGAGCACTCCTACCCCCACTCGTGGCGCTCCGGTGAACCCCTGATCTACATGGCTCTGCCATCGTGGTTCGTTGCTGTCACCAAAATCCGCGATCGCATGGTGGAACTCAACCAGGAGATCGAATGGATGCCGGCGCACATTCGTGACGGCCAGTTCGGCAAGTGGCTCGAAGGTGCTCGCGACTGGAACATCTCCCGCAACCGCTACTGGGGCTCACCCATCCCGGTGTGGGTCTCTGACGATGACAACTACCCGCGCGTCGACGTCTACGGTTCCCTAGACGAGCTAGAGCGCGACTTCGGTGTTCGCCCAACCTCCCTGCACCGTCCCTACATCGACGAGCTCACCCGCCCTAATCCTGACGACCCGACCGGCAAGTCCACCATGCGACGTGTGCCCGAGGTCCTCGACTGCTGGTTCGAATCCGGCTCCATGTTCTACGCACAAAAGCACTACCCCTTTGAAAACAAAGAGTGGTGCGAGGCCCACTGGCCTGCGGACTTCATCGTCGAGTACTCCGGCCAAACCCGTGGCTGGTTCTACACCATGCACGTCCTCGCAACCGCACTACTGGATAAGCCCAGCTACAAAAAAGTCGTGGCCCACGGCATCGTCCTAGGCGACGACGGACTGAAGATGAGTAAGTCCAAGGGCAACTACCCAAACGTCAACGAAGTGTTCGACCGTGACGGCTCCGACGCGATGCGCTGGTTCCTCATGAGCTCCCCGATCCTGCGCGGCGGCAACCTCATCGTCACCGAACAAGGCATCCGCGAGGGCGTACGCCAAGCATTACTGCCCATGTGGAACGCCTACAGCTTCCTCACCCTCTACTCAGAGAAAGAAGCACAGTTCGACACCAGCAGCACCAACGTGCTGGACCGCTACATCCTCGCAAAGCTCCACAACCTCGTCGCCAACGTTCAAGACGCCCTCGACGGCACCGACATCGCCCGAGCCTGCGACGAAGTGCGCTGGTTCTGCGACGCCCTCACCAACTGGTACGTGCGTCGCTCCCGCGCCCGCTTCTGGGCAGGCGACAGCGAGCACCTCGAGGCCTTCAACACCCTCTACACCGTGCTGGAAACCCTCTGCCGCGTCGCAGCCCCCTTGCTGCCCATGGTCACCGAAGTCATCTGGCGCGGACTCACCGGCGAGCGCTCGGTGCACCTCACCGACTACCCCAACGCTGCCGACTACCCAGCTGACGACGAACTAGTCCGCACCATGGACGACATCCGCGGCGTCTGCTCCGCAGCATCCTCCGTACGCAAAGCACACAAACTGCGCAACCGCCTACCCCTGCCGAAACTCACCGTTGCCCTGGAACAATCCGGCCGACTTGAGCCCTTCGCAGACATCATCCGCGACGAAGTCAACGTCAAGGAAGTTTCTTTGACCGATGACGTCGACTCCGTCGGACGCTTCGAGGTTGTCGTCAACGCCCGCGTGGCTGGCCCCCGCCTCGGCGGTGACGTCCAACGCGCCATCAAGGCAGTCAAGGCCGGCAACTACACCCGCGAAGGTGATGTTGTTGTGGCAGACGGTATCGAACTGCAGGCCGGTGAATACACCGAGCGTCTAGTCGCGACAGACCCCGAATCCACCGCACAGATCGAAGGCGTCGGTGGGCTGGTCGTCCTGGATATGAACCTCACTGAGGAACTCGAGGCCGAAGGCTGGGCCGCTGACATCGTTCGTGGCCTCCAGGATGCCCGCAAGGCCAGCGGTTTCGATGTGTCCGACCGCATCGAGGTCACTCTCCACGTACCGGCTGACAAACTCGAATGGGCGCAGCGCCACCAAGAGTTCATCGCCGGGGAAGTGCTGGCCACCAGCTTCGATATTTTCGCGGCAGACAGTGGTGCGGCTGGCGAGCACCAGATCATCGATGGTGTGACAGCCACCTGTGTCAAGAAGGCCTAG